In the genome of Paenibacillus pabuli, one region contains:
- a CDS encoding DUF6080 domain-containing protein, giving the protein MKFLDYIFYNRRTNWIAFGLFASFALFYALMNGPYVMYIANNAELLGSYTPFSTTHFPLNLFNFDPSMYYGDNSSSVIHPLISFLAVTLEAGAQLLGGNWFFLVLQSLVNAGSVVLVFLFLNRKDKQITTPLLFALLFGFSSYLMFTALIPDSYPYVQFVILLSVLYMQYIRERKDVRYIPNALLASINFGLTSTNIVPFAAAMFFNLRTWRNKSGWKKYIGIMALAVAFIVVLTGIQYIAFGGRSWVSNWLLGIQNGGTSYATPFQFAVHWKALNLLTINPMLSPKVHLLDPGMVAFVTDLSRSNPIYVQLTGIFILLLALTGFIKGIREREVWTLVPYILFAFLLHIVVGFGLAVFQYDMYLYAGHYLFAFFLLGGGFVISLRPGLGKKVLIGLIMVCILVTAGNNVYRHVETLTTIKQSYDQLEQERTVK; this is encoded by the coding sequence ATGAAATTTTTGGACTACATATTTTATAATCGCAGAACCAATTGGATCGCATTCGGTCTATTTGCAAGTTTTGCTCTTTTTTACGCTCTCATGAATGGGCCTTACGTGATGTACATAGCGAATAACGCAGAGCTTCTAGGGTCATACACGCCATTTAGTACAACGCATTTTCCACTTAATTTATTCAACTTCGATCCTTCCATGTATTATGGAGATAACAGTTCTTCGGTGATTCATCCGTTAATTTCATTCCTGGCCGTTACGCTTGAAGCAGGGGCTCAACTGTTGGGCGGGAATTGGTTTTTTCTTGTCCTGCAGTCACTTGTGAATGCGGGCTCGGTTGTTCTTGTATTTTTGTTTTTGAATCGAAAAGATAAACAAATCACCACACCGTTACTTTTCGCTTTATTGTTCGGTTTCAGCTCCTATCTGATGTTTACCGCATTGATTCCGGATTCCTATCCGTATGTGCAGTTTGTTATTCTGCTCTCTGTGCTGTATATGCAATATATCCGTGAACGCAAAGATGTCCGATACATTCCGAATGCGCTATTGGCATCCATCAACTTTGGACTGACATCGACCAACATCGTGCCATTTGCGGCCGCCATGTTTTTCAATTTGCGTACGTGGCGTAACAAGTCTGGTTGGAAAAAGTACATCGGAATTATGGCTCTGGCCGTTGCTTTCATTGTGGTATTGACAGGGATCCAGTATATTGCGTTTGGCGGTCGCAGTTGGGTCAGCAATTGGCTGCTCGGCATTCAAAATGGGGGAACAAGCTATGCTACTCCATTCCAGTTCGCAGTTCATTGGAAGGCTTTAAATTTGCTAACGATTAATCCGATGCTGTCACCGAAAGTGCATTTGCTGGACCCAGGCATGGTCGCGTTTGTGACGGATCTGTCCCGTTCCAATCCGATCTATGTCCAGCTCACGGGTATTTTTATTCTTCTGCTGGCGCTCACGGGGTTTATCAAAGGCATCCGTGAACGGGAAGTGTGGACTCTTGTGCCATACATTCTGTTTGCATTTTTACTTCACATCGTTGTTGGTTTCGGGCTGGCGGTATTTCAATATGATATGTACTTGTATGCAGGACACTATCTGTTTGCGTTTTTCCTCCTCGGTGGGGGCTTCGTCATCAGTCTTCGTCCCGGGCTGGGGAAAAAAGTGCTCATAGGCTTGATCATGGTATGTATTCTTGTTACCGCAGGGAACAACGTTTATCGTCATGTAGAAACGTTAACAACCATTAAACAGTCGTATGATCAATTGGAACAGGAACGTACAGTGAAATAA
- a CDS encoding permease has translation MLIDSWMIAVLIAMTLCGAMGGAGLKAYANSRKKLHVLMGLGFYGTGALLNIVLLKFPPLTVVLPANALTYVWTLIIARFAFKEAVGPLRWIGVACIMGGLCLLVL, from the coding sequence GTGTTGATCGATAGCTGGATGATTGCTGTACTGATCGCAATGACCCTGTGTGGAGCGATGGGAGGAGCGGGGTTGAAAGCCTACGCCAACAGCCGCAAAAAGCTCCATGTTCTTATGGGGCTTGGATTCTATGGTACAGGTGCGCTGCTGAATATTGTATTGTTGAAATTTCCTCCCTTAACGGTTGTGCTGCCTGCCAATGCGTTAACGTATGTGTGGACGCTCATAATAGCGAGGTTTGCCTTTAAGGAAGCAGTGGGTCCTTTGCGCTGGATCGGTGTCGCTTGTATTATGGGTGGACTGTGTTTATTGGTTTTATAG
- a CDS encoding EamA family transporter → MLLSAFLTATGQLFWKWGLTEWIYLGIGFLCYGLGAILMIKAFALEKLSVAYPLMCASYVFALIYGYFLLGEEISVQKLAAVVLLGIGVTLTSVDR, encoded by the coding sequence ATGCTGCTCTCCGCTTTTCTTACAGCGACAGGCCAATTGTTCTGGAAGTGGGGTCTGACCGAGTGGATCTATCTGGGCATCGGCTTTCTCTGTTATGGACTGGGTGCGATTTTGATGATTAAGGCGTTTGCTTTGGAAAAGCTGTCTGTAGCCTATCCTTTGATGTGTGCCAGCTACGTGTTTGCGCTGATCTATGGATACTTTTTGCTAGGTGAAGAAATTTCGGTGCAGAAGCTGGCCGCTGTTGTGCTGCTTGGAATCGGGGTGACTTTGACCAGTGTTGATCGATAG
- a CDS encoding HAD-IB family hydrolase, giving the protein MKSTKVAIFDIDKTIIRRDSMFQFVHYGVRRYPWQVWRLPVIAFHTALFKAGLMTVERVKCSYFKSIERMSEKDLEHFFDTRLRTAIFAEASVEMQHRKEAGYHVLLVTASPHAYMKYFKNFPWVDHVIGTDLVRHSNGYTCRIEGSNCKGDEKVRRIQAYLDEKKMVIDYDQSCSYSDSLSDLPVMQLVSQRYLINKRVPEMEALSWGK; this is encoded by the coding sequence GTGAAAAGCACGAAAGTTGCCATCTTTGATATTGACAAAACGATTATACGCAGAGATTCCATGTTTCAGTTTGTCCATTACGGCGTTCGGCGTTATCCATGGCAGGTATGGAGATTGCCTGTAATTGCATTTCATACCGCGCTGTTCAAGGCAGGTCTAATGACAGTTGAGCGTGTCAAATGTTCCTATTTCAAAAGCATCGAGCGCATGTCCGAAAAAGATCTGGAGCATTTTTTTGATACACGATTGCGTACTGCCATTTTTGCAGAGGCAAGTGTAGAGATGCAGCACCGTAAGGAAGCAGGCTATCATGTATTGCTGGTGACCGCATCTCCGCATGCTTATATGAAATATTTTAAAAACTTTCCCTGGGTGGATCATGTCATCGGTACCGATCTGGTTCGTCACTCCAATGGCTATACCTGTAGGATCGAAGGCAGCAATTGCAAAGGGGATGAAAAGGTACGCCGAATTCAGGCCTATCTGGATGAGAAAAAAATGGTGATTGATTATGATCAGTCCTGTTCCTATTCCGACTCCTTATCCGATCTTCCTGTGATGCAGTTGGTGAGTCAACGATACCTTATTAACAAGCGCGTGCCAGAGATGGAGGCATTGTCGTGGGGGAAATAA
- a CDS encoding decaprenyl-phosphate phosphoribosyltransferase: MLSSRTNTVSTPAAGTGSTISGLFKLLRPKQWTKNLLLFAALLFSFEEIRTETILSTLLGFILFSLVAGCVYILNDYVDRDRDRQHPVKMFRPLASGQVNPAHALLFGILLLILSVGIAFVMNLLFGVLCIVYFLLNVSYSFVLKHLVILDMMTIAAGFVLRAIAGGVLIHVPFTPWFLICTMLLSLFLAIGKRRNELTLLEGNTGSHRKVLDNYSITLLDQFNTIVTTATIISYSLFTFTSDRTIHLMWTIPLVIYGMFRYLYLIHMKNQGGSPDRVLFEDKPILVTVILYVISVIMIFAIFE; encoded by the coding sequence TTGTTATCATCACGTACCAATACCGTGTCCACACCTGCTGCAGGAACAGGCAGTACAATTTCAGGTTTGTTCAAACTATTGAGACCCAAACAATGGACCAAAAATTTGCTGTTGTTTGCCGCGCTGCTTTTTTCTTTTGAGGAGATTCGGACGGAGACCATTCTATCGACTTTGCTAGGTTTTATTTTATTTAGCCTGGTTGCAGGGTGCGTTTATATTTTAAACGATTATGTAGATCGCGACAGAGATCGTCAGCATCCGGTGAAAATGTTCCGTCCTCTTGCTTCTGGACAGGTCAATCCGGCTCATGCCTTGCTGTTTGGAATTCTGTTGTTGATTCTTTCCGTCGGGATAGCCTTCGTGATGAACCTGTTATTCGGAGTGTTATGTATTGTTTATTTTCTTTTGAATGTGTCGTACTCATTTGTACTGAAACATCTCGTTATTTTGGATATGATGACCATTGCGGCTGGATTTGTGCTTCGTGCGATTGCCGGTGGTGTGCTGATCCATGTACCATTTACGCCGTGGTTCCTCATTTGTACGATGCTGCTTTCCCTGTTCCTGGCCATCGGCAAACGGAGGAATGAACTTACTCTCCTTGAGGGGAATACCGGTTCGCACCGTAAAGTACTTGATAACTATTCGATTACGTTATTGGATCAGTTTAATACCATTGTCACAACGGCGACCATTATCAGCTATTCACTCTTTACGTTCACATCCGATCGCACCATTCATTTAATGTGGACGATTCCATTAGTCATATACGGCATGTTCCGTTATCTTTATCTGATTCATATGAAGAACCAAGGTGGCTCGCCGGATCGAGTCTTGTTTGAGGACAAGCCTATCTTAGTCACGGTCATTTTGTATGTCATCAGTGTTATTATGATTTTTGCTATTTTTGAATAA
- a CDS encoding LL-diaminopimelate aminotransferase, translated as MSIDKYQETYIQTNFADRIGGSNYGKDTNIYKFEKIKRAKASAKKDFPNVELIDLGVGEPDEMADAGIVAALAEQASKPENRGYADNGIPEFKEAAAAYLKNVFNVEGIDPSTEIVHSIGSKPALAMMPSCFINPGDVTIMTVPGYPVMGTHTKYLGGEVFNIQLTKENNFLPDLTAIPEDIAKRAKLLYLNYPNNPTGASATVEFFTEVVEWAKKYSVVVVHDAPYAALTYDGKKPFSFLSVPGAKDVGVELHSLSKSYNMTGWRIGFVAGNPLVVKAFSDVKDNNDSGQFIAIQKAAAYGLNHPEITEKIAEKYSRRHDLLVAALNELGFQAEKPKGSFFLYVEAPKGIEGGRRFESGEDFSQFLIREKLISSVPWDDAGNFVRFSVTFEAKGEEEEKRVIAEIKRRLSDVQFEF; from the coding sequence ATGAGTATCGATAAATATCAGGAAACGTACATTCAGACTAATTTTGCCGACCGTATTGGCGGCTCCAACTATGGTAAAGACACCAACATCTATAAATTCGAGAAAATCAAACGTGCCAAAGCTTCGGCTAAAAAAGATTTTCCTAATGTAGAACTGATTGACCTCGGCGTAGGTGAACCGGACGAAATGGCAGATGCAGGCATCGTTGCTGCATTGGCAGAGCAAGCTTCCAAACCCGAGAACCGTGGTTATGCGGATAACGGTATTCCGGAATTCAAGGAAGCTGCTGCTGCTTACCTGAAAAATGTATTTAATGTTGAAGGTATCGATCCATCAACTGAAATCGTGCATTCCATCGGCTCCAAGCCAGCTTTGGCGATGATGCCTTCCTGCTTCATTAATCCAGGTGATGTAACGATTATGACGGTTCCTGGGTACCCGGTTATGGGTACACACACCAAATACCTGGGTGGCGAAGTATTCAACATCCAATTAACCAAGGAGAACAACTTCCTGCCTGATCTGACGGCCATTCCGGAAGATATTGCGAAACGTGCGAAGTTGCTCTATTTGAACTATCCAAATAACCCAACGGGCGCGAGTGCTACGGTTGAGTTCTTTACGGAAGTGGTTGAATGGGCGAAAAAATACAGCGTAGTTGTTGTACACGATGCTCCATACGCTGCACTGACATATGACGGCAAAAAACCATTCAGCTTCCTGTCTGTACCTGGTGCGAAGGATGTAGGCGTTGAATTGCACTCCCTGTCCAAGTCCTACAACATGACAGGCTGGAGAATCGGTTTTGTAGCAGGTAACCCGCTCGTTGTCAAAGCATTCAGCGACGTGAAAGACAACAATGACTCCGGTCAGTTCATCGCGATCCAAAAGGCTGCTGCTTATGGATTGAACCACCCGGAAATCACGGAAAAAATTGCCGAGAAATATTCCCGTCGTCATGACCTGCTGGTAGCTGCACTGAACGAGCTGGGCTTCCAGGCTGAGAAACCGAAAGGTTCCTTCTTCCTGTATGTTGAAGCTCCAAAAGGTATTGAAGGTGGACGCCGCTTTGAATCCGGCGAAGACTTCTCCCAGTTCCTGATCCGTGAGAAACTGATCTCTTCGGTGCCTTGGGATGATGCTGGTAACTTTGTTCGTTTCTCCGTTACCTTTGAAGCTAAAGGGGAAGAGGAAGAGAAACGTGTTATCGCTGAAATTAAACGCCGCCTGAGCGACGTGCAATTCGAATTTTAA
- a CDS encoding RluA family pseudouridine synthase, with protein MEWTVAAEHHKERIDKYITESMDNVSRSQVQLWIGDGFVTVNGAKVKANAKLSEGDLVELLIPEPTTVEIIAENIPLEVVYEDSDVIVINKQRGLVVHPAPGHTSGTLVNALMYHCKDLSGINGELRPGIVHRIDKDTSGLIMAAKNDRAHASLAAQLKGHSVNRRYIALVHGHLSHDQGTIDAPIGRDTNDRKMYTVTERNSKHAVTHFTVTERINDYTLLELKLETGRTHQIRVHMKFIGHPLVGDPTYGRNKGIKMQGQALHAAVLGFVHPTTGEYLEFTAPLPQDMEDVLASLRSR; from the coding sequence ATGGAATGGACGGTTGCCGCTGAACATCATAAAGAACGAATTGACAAATATATTACAGAATCCATGGATAACGTATCGCGCTCGCAAGTTCAATTGTGGATTGGAGACGGATTCGTTACGGTGAACGGGGCTAAAGTTAAAGCTAACGCCAAATTATCTGAAGGCGATCTGGTAGAGCTTCTAATCCCCGAGCCCACGACTGTGGAGATTATTGCTGAAAATATTCCGCTTGAAGTCGTATATGAAGATAGCGATGTAATCGTTATTAACAAACAGCGTGGCCTTGTTGTACACCCAGCACCAGGACATACGTCAGGAACACTTGTTAATGCACTGATGTATCACTGTAAAGATCTCTCAGGCATTAATGGCGAGTTACGTCCGGGTATTGTACATCGGATTGATAAGGACACCTCAGGTTTGATTATGGCTGCCAAAAATGATCGTGCTCATGCCTCGCTGGCTGCTCAGCTTAAAGGGCATAGTGTGAATAGACGCTATATTGCACTCGTTCATGGGCATCTTAGCCATGATCAGGGTACAATTGATGCACCGATCGGTCGAGATACCAATGATCGTAAAATGTACACCGTTACGGAGCGTAACAGTAAACATGCGGTCACGCATTTTACCGTCACCGAGCGTATCAATGACTACACGTTGTTGGAACTGAAACTGGAGACAGGACGCACCCACCAGATTCGTGTTCACATGAAGTTCATTGGTCATCCGCTTGTTGGAGATCCGACGTATGGTCGTAACAAAGGGATCAAAATGCAGGGACAGGCCCTGCATGCCGCGGTTCTCGGGTTTGTACATCCAACGACCGGAGAATACCTTGAATTTACTGCCCCGCTTCCGCAGGATATGGAAGATGTTCTGGCCTCCTTACGTAGCCGCTGA
- the lspA gene encoding signal peptidase II has translation MVYYILAFIVFLVDQGTKFLIATRMELRDEIPVIGNFFVITSHRNSGAAFGILQDQRWFFIVVTLVVVVALVWYLQKVKDTPHKLLPVALSLVLGGAIGNFLDRALTGEVVDFIQLNFGSYTFPIFNIADSAICIGVVLIILETLLEGRREKSAAKVEGNEHHE, from the coding sequence GTGGTGTATTATATCCTCGCTTTTATCGTATTTTTAGTTGATCAGGGAACGAAGTTCCTAATTGCAACCCGGATGGAACTTAGAGATGAAATTCCGGTGATTGGCAATTTCTTTGTCATCACATCACATCGTAACTCAGGTGCAGCTTTTGGTATTCTACAGGATCAACGCTGGTTCTTTATTGTGGTTACACTAGTTGTCGTGGTGGCTTTGGTTTGGTATTTGCAAAAGGTAAAAGATACTCCGCACAAATTGTTGCCTGTGGCGCTTAGTTTGGTGCTTGGGGGAGCTATTGGTAACTTCCTGGATCGCGCTTTGACCGGAGAAGTTGTCGATTTTATCCAGCTTAATTTTGGCAGCTATACGTTTCCCATTTTCAACATAGCCGACTCGGCGATCTGTATCGGTGTGGTACTGATTATTTTAGAAACATTGCTTGAAGGACGGCGCGAGAAATCAGCCGCAAAGGTCGAAGGGAATGAACATCATGAGTAA
- a CDS encoding TraR/DksA C4-type zinc finger protein, translating into MSHFTAKQLQSLRSQLITEKRDIEHRLEQNEHYGLGDSMKLQTGELSPIDNHPGDVATEMYDREKDISLLEHDEFQLERIDSALHSIEEGHYGTCAVCQQPIPYERMEAVPYTKYCKKHQPETVVSENRPVEEEFLAPAFGRTSLDERDDQNGFDGEDAWQIVESWGTSNTPAMAEGRDIDSYDVMAIEATDEVEGCVEAYESFVATDIYGHDVSIVRNRQYRQYLENREGDGLLEPDGESDDSY; encoded by the coding sequence ATGTCACATTTCACTGCCAAACAACTGCAATCCTTACGTTCCCAATTGATAACTGAAAAGCGCGATATTGAACATAGACTGGAGCAGAACGAACATTATGGCCTTGGTGACTCCATGAAGCTTCAAACAGGTGAATTATCACCGATTGACAACCATCCGGGTGATGTAGCTACCGAGATGTATGATCGCGAAAAGGATATTTCCCTGCTGGAGCATGATGAATTTCAACTGGAACGCATCGATTCTGCTCTTCATTCCATCGAAGAAGGCCATTATGGGACTTGCGCCGTGTGTCAGCAGCCTATCCCCTATGAGCGCATGGAAGCTGTTCCTTACACCAAATATTGCAAAAAGCATCAACCGGAAACCGTTGTTTCCGAAAATCGCCCTGTCGAAGAAGAGTTCCTCGCTCCTGCCTTTGGCCGCACAAGCCTGGATGAACGTGATGACCAGAACGGATTTGACGGCGAAGACGCATGGCAGATTGTTGAAAGTTGGGGCACCTCCAATACTCCGGCTATGGCTGAGGGACGCGACATCGACAGTTATGACGTAATGGCGATTGAAGCCACTGACGAAGTGGAGGGCTGCGTTGAGGCATATGAGAGCTTTGTCGCTACTGATATCTACGGTCATGATGTGTCCATCGTGCGCAATCGGCAATATCGACAGTATCTGGAGAACCGTGAAGGCGACGGACTTTTAGAACCGGATGGCGAGTCCGATGACTCGTATTAA
- a CDS encoding DUF5665 domain-containing protein produces the protein MNEQDTQSPSNSESTTHSKTAEDKIEELHKLTNRLANELERSRIAQYTELLNRPWKLIGLNLLSGTARGVGIAIGFTFFAATIIYVLQVLGALNLPIVGDYIADIVRIVQRQLELNTY, from the coding sequence ATGAACGAACAGGATACCCAATCGCCATCTAATTCAGAATCTACGACGCATTCCAAGACTGCGGAGGACAAGATTGAAGAACTTCACAAGCTCACCAACCGTCTCGCGAATGAACTCGAACGTTCACGCATCGCCCAGTACACAGAATTGTTAAATCGGCCGTGGAAGCTGATAGGGCTTAATCTGTTATCTGGCACTGCAAGAGGTGTGGGGATCGCCATCGGTTTTACTTTTTTTGCAGCAACGATCATTTATGTGTTACAAGTGCTAGGCGCGCTAAATCTTCCCATCGTGGGTGATTACATCGCAGATATTGTACGGATTGTGCAGCGACAGTTGGAATTAAACACTTATTAG
- the ileS gene encoding isoleucine--tRNA ligase: MQRVDVKEKARARELRVLNKWKTENTFKRSIDNREGKPNFVFYEGPPTANGKPHIGHVLGRVIKDFVGRYNTMKGYRVVRKAGWDTHGLPVELGVQKKLGISHKWEIEDYGVEKFINECKASVFEYEQQWRDLTEGIGYWTDMDNPYITLDNNYIESVWNILATIHEKGLLYRGHRVSPYCPSCQTTLSSHEVAQGYKDVKDLSATAKFKLDDSGEFVLAWTTTPWTLPSHVALAVNPDMDYSRVRQDNEVYIMATNLVEKVMKDAKGEYEVIGSLKGSDLVGKTYDPPFNYVQAEKANIILGAGFVTDASGTGIVHMAPAHGEDDYRVCRENGISFVNMVDLEGKFVPQVTDFAGRFVKDCDIDIVRYLSEKGRLFSKEKYEHSYPFCWRCDTPLLYYAMDSWFIQTTAIKDQLIANNSEVDWYPGHVRDGRFGKFLEDLVDWNISRDRYWGTPLNIWVCEETGEQFAPHSIAELRARAIGDVPENLELHKPYVDDVKVMSSCGKYEMKRTPEVIDVWFDSGSMPFAQQHYPFENKETFEQQYPADMICEGIDQTRGWFYSLLAVSTLLTGKAPYKAVMATGHVLDENGQKMSKSKGNVIDPWEVIEEYGTDAFRWALLSDSAPWNSKRFSKGIVGEAKSKMVDTLVNTHAFLTLYATIDGFDPQEHPFKLSSHNLDRWILSRLNSLILVVEKALAVNDYLNSSKAIEAFVDELSNWYIRRSRDRFWGSGLTEDKLDAYRTLTEVLVTTSKLVAPFTPMLAEDIYLNLTTGESVHMDDYPVANESLINLDLEQDMETARRVVELARNVRNETGIKTRQPLSELIVSLDKGFNLASYEEIIKDEINVKSIRTEHDDADFVDFTLKLNLKVAGKKYGKNVGFLQNFFKGMSADETRKVVTEDVLNVVSPEGEELQVTGEELLVEKQAKSGFASASGYGLTVALNTEITAELEQEGWVREVIRAVQDTRKKLDLPIEKRVRLTLDVDAVLQEAIQAFDHVLRENVLVTEVTFGTNDSMQRIEAGGKAIGVYIEG; the protein is encoded by the coding sequence ATGCAACGAGTTGACGTCAAAGAGAAAGCACGTGCCAGAGAACTACGCGTGTTAAACAAATGGAAAACCGAAAATACATTCAAAAGATCCATCGATAACCGGGAGGGCAAGCCGAACTTTGTATTTTACGAGGGACCGCCTACAGCCAACGGTAAACCGCATATCGGTCACGTTTTGGGACGGGTCATCAAGGATTTCGTGGGACGTTATAACACCATGAAGGGTTACCGCGTCGTTCGTAAAGCAGGTTGGGATACTCACGGTCTGCCTGTAGAACTGGGTGTTCAGAAAAAGCTGGGCATCTCCCACAAGTGGGAAATCGAAGATTATGGCGTGGAGAAATTCATTAACGAATGTAAAGCGAGCGTGTTCGAATACGAACAACAATGGCGCGATCTGACGGAAGGGATCGGCTACTGGACGGATATGGATAATCCATATATCACACTCGACAACAATTACATCGAAAGTGTGTGGAATATTCTGGCGACGATTCATGAAAAAGGCCTGCTGTACCGCGGTCATCGCGTGAGTCCGTACTGTCCGTCTTGTCAGACTACACTTAGCTCCCATGAGGTAGCCCAAGGGTACAAGGATGTCAAGGACCTCAGTGCCACTGCCAAATTCAAGCTGGACGACAGCGGTGAGTTTGTACTTGCCTGGACAACAACGCCTTGGACATTGCCTTCACACGTTGCGCTTGCCGTGAATCCGGATATGGACTACTCCCGTGTTCGTCAGGACAACGAAGTGTACATCATGGCGACTAATCTTGTTGAGAAGGTCATGAAGGATGCCAAAGGTGAATATGAAGTCATCGGTTCCCTGAAAGGTTCTGACCTGGTTGGCAAAACGTATGATCCTCCGTTTAACTACGTGCAGGCTGAGAAAGCAAACATCATCCTGGGTGCCGGTTTTGTAACCGATGCAAGTGGTACAGGGATTGTACACATGGCACCAGCACATGGTGAAGATGACTATCGTGTATGTCGCGAGAATGGCATCAGTTTTGTGAACATGGTGGACCTGGAAGGCAAGTTTGTGCCACAGGTAACTGATTTTGCCGGACGTTTTGTCAAGGATTGCGATATTGATATCGTGAGATACCTGTCGGAAAAAGGACGCTTGTTCAGCAAAGAAAAATATGAGCACAGCTATCCGTTTTGCTGGCGATGTGATACACCACTTCTGTACTATGCAATGGACAGCTGGTTTATCCAAACAACGGCAATCAAGGATCAGCTGATTGCCAACAACAGTGAAGTAGACTGGTACCCAGGACACGTTCGTGACGGACGATTCGGGAAGTTCCTTGAAGATCTTGTAGACTGGAATATCAGCCGTGACCGTTATTGGGGAACGCCGCTGAACATCTGGGTATGTGAAGAGACGGGTGAACAATTCGCTCCACATAGCATCGCTGAACTGCGTGCCCGTGCCATTGGCGACGTGCCTGAGAATCTGGAACTGCATAAGCCGTATGTCGATGACGTCAAAGTCATGAGCTCTTGCGGCAAATATGAAATGAAACGTACACCGGAAGTGATCGATGTCTGGTTCGACAGCGGCTCCATGCCGTTTGCCCAGCAGCACTATCCATTTGAAAATAAAGAAACATTCGAACAGCAATATCCGGCAGACATGATCTGTGAAGGGATTGACCAAACGCGCGGCTGGTTCTACAGCTTGCTGGCCGTATCTACACTTTTGACAGGCAAAGCGCCTTACAAAGCGGTTATGGCAACAGGCCACGTGCTCGATGAGAACGGACAGAAGATGTCCAAATCCAAAGGCAATGTTATCGATCCTTGGGAAGTGATCGAAGAATACGGTACAGATGCATTCCGCTGGGCTTTGTTGTCTGATAGCGCACCGTGGAACAGCAAGCGTTTCTCCAAAGGCATCGTGGGCGAAGCGAAATCCAAAATGGTGGATACGCTGGTCAACACCCATGCATTCCTGACGCTGTATGCTACGATTGATGGATTTGATCCACAGGAGCATCCGTTCAAGTTGTCTTCACATAACCTGGACCGCTGGATTTTGTCCAGACTGAACAGCCTGATTCTCGTTGTAGAAAAAGCGCTGGCGGTTAACGACTATCTTAACTCTTCCAAAGCCATTGAGGCGTTTGTCGATGAACTCAGTAACTGGTACATCCGTCGTTCCCGTGACCGTTTCTGGGGCAGCGGATTGACAGAAGACAAACTGGACGCTTACCGTACACTTACCGAAGTGCTGGTGACTACATCGAAGCTCGTAGCTCCGTTCACTCCTATGCTTGCAGAAGATATCTATCTGAACCTGACTACAGGTGAGAGTGTGCACATGGATGATTATCCGGTGGCCAACGAATCCCTGATTAATCTGGATCTGGAGCAGGATATGGAGACAGCGCGCCGAGTTGTTGAACTTGCCCGTAATGTACGTAACGAAACAGGCATCAAGACACGTCAACCGTTGTCTGAACTGATTGTTTCCCTGGATAAAGGCTTCAATCTGGCGAGTTATGAAGAGATCATCAAGGATGAGATCAATGTCAAGAGTATTCGTACCGAACATGATGATGCGGATTTCGTTGATTTCACGTTGAAGCTGAATCTGAAAGTAGCAGGCAAAAAATACGGTAAAAACGTAGGTTTCCTGCAAAACTTCTTCAAGGGAATGTCAGCAGATGAGACACGTAAAGTGGTGACAGAAGATGTTCTGAACGTCGTTTCTCCCGAAGGCGAAGAGCTGCAAGTGACGGGTGAGGAACTGCTGGTGGAAAAACAAGCCAAATCCGGTTTTGCCTCGGCATCTGGCTATGGTCTGACGGTGGCTCTCAATACGGAGATCACAGCAGAACTCGAACAGGAAGGTTGGGTCCGTGAAGTCATTCGTGCAGTTCAAGACACACGGAAAAAGCTGGATCTACCAATTGAGAAAAGAGTTCGTTTGACGCTGGATGTGGACGCTGTTCTGCAAGAAGCGATTCAGGCTTTTGATCATGTGCTGCGTGAGAATGTTCTCGTTACCGAAGTGACCTTCGGAACGAATGATTCGATGCAACGCATTGAAGCCGGAGGTAAAGCCATCGGTGTATATATCGAGGGGTAA